One window of the Lytechinus pictus isolate F3 Inbred chromosome 5, Lp3.0, whole genome shotgun sequence genome contains the following:
- the LOC129260540 gene encoding germ cell nuclear acidic protein-like: protein MELNLICNCETLPPNIFKSRVVLRRMDLDRLEDDQLEVKPLQDETEVEERVREGNHLEDDRLVDGQEEDDRLEVKPLQDETEDEERVREDDQVEDDHLEDNRLEEDRLEDDCLEDDNLEDNRVEDDQEEDDPLEGKPMEDETDDEELIFKACWDKYRLEVDRPEDETDDEDRASRSSLEDDRMDDGHLEDNRLEDYQEEDDQLEVKPVEDETDDEERFSKSSLDDDRLGDDHLEFKSLEDETEDEETVWEDDHLEEDQSEVKLQEEETDDEGVLEDDQLEDETDDEEGDLEDDQSEGMPAEDDSDDEEEVLEDDSLEDDQLEDGQSEGMPAEDDSDDEGVLEDDPLEDNRLEDDQTEDYSLEEETDGEERIWGHDRPEDVQQEDEQLQVKPLVEESDEEWGRTLASIVGSESEWGKSAMRNLPLPELKPCLHGGNLDNTPTPYPLSRFHDILFDFVNSKLKQKFAV, encoded by the exons ATGGAGTTGAACTTGATTTGCAACTGCGAGACACTACCACCGAACATCTTCAAGAGCCGGGTGGTGCTTCGGAGAATGGATCTCGATCGACTGGAAGATGATCAGTTGGAAGTTAAACCCCTGCAAGATGAGACTGAGGTTGAAGAAAGAGTGAGGGAAGGCAATCACCTGGAAGATGATCGACTGGTAGATGGTCAAGAAGAAGATGATCGATTGGAAGTTAAACCCCTGCAAGATGAGACTGAGGATGAAGAAAGAGTGAGGGAAGATGATCAAGTGGAAGATGATCACCTGGAAGATAACCGCCTGGAAGAGGATCGCCTGGAAGATGATTGCCTGGAAGATGATAATCTGGAAGATAATCGAGTGGAAGATGATCAAGAAGAAGATGATCCACTGGAAGGTAAACCAATGGAAGATGAGACTGATGATGAAGAACTAATTTTTAAAGCATGTTGGGATAAATATCGACTTGAAGTTGATCGACCAGAAGATGAGACTGATGATGAAGATAGAGCTTCAAGATCATCTTTGGAGGATGATAGAATGGATGATGGTCATCTGGAAGATAATCGACTGGAAGATTATCAAGAAGAAGATGACCAACTGGAAGTTAAACCAGTGGAAGATGAGACTGATGATGAAGAAaggttttcaaaatcatcttTGGATGATGATAGACTAGGAGATGATCATCTGGAATTTAAGTCACTGGAAGATGAAACTGAAGATGAAGAAACAGTTTGGGAGGATGATCATCTGGAAGAGGATCAATCGGAAGTTAAGCTACAGGAAGAAGAAACCGATGATGAAGGAGTTTTGGAAGATGATCAACTTGAAGATGAAACtgatgatgaagaaggagaTTTGGAAGATGATCAATCGGAAGGTATGCCAGCGGAAGATGACtctgatgatgaagaagaagttTTGGAAGATGACTCACTGGAAGACGATCAACTGGAAGATGGTCAATCGGAAGGTATGCCAGCGGAAGATGACTCTGATGATGAAGGAGTTTTGGAGGACGATCCGCTGGAAGACAATCGACTGGAAGATGATCAAACAGAAGATTATTCACTGGAAGAAGAGACTGATGGTGAAGAAAGGATTTGGGGACACGATCGACCTGAAGATGTCCAACAGGAAGATGAACAACTGCAAGTAAAGCCACTGGTAGAAGAGTCTGATGAAGAA TGGGGGAGAACTTTGGCTTCTATTGTTGGTTCAGAGAGTGAGTGGGGAAAATCAGCCATGCGGAACCTGCCATTACCTGAGCTGAAGCCATGTTTGCATGGCGGGAATCTTGACAATACTCCCACACCGTATCCATTG AGtagatttcatgacattttaTTTGACTTTGTGAACAGTAAGCTGAAGCAGAAGTTTGCTGTTTGA